From the genome of Spirosomataceae bacterium TFI 002, one region includes:
- a CDS encoding arylsulfatase — MSSQDIVNNNTNMKEYYEVINHLGVKTFSTIKHRLIYLIIALFVFSCKAPKSENEEQPNIIIIMADDLGYSDLGCYGGEINTPALNAMADEGLLLPNFFNGGMCVISRSAMLTGKWWPRAGYGAKNGPNIAQELKKEGYRTGLIGKWHLDGEPNNKGFDYFFGFLGGYSNYFKGSKDYRINEEKFEDFDKGFYSTDAFSQNALEFIKPKNNKTKQPFFLYLSYQSPHNPLQASKEAIMKYRGSYLKGWQSVREKRIKNQKALGLLNHETPVPDYPLNLPEWNTLTDEQKDLEDLRMSVYAAMVENMDHGIGQLMETLKATKQDENTIILFLSDNGTDSFSVMDKIMLEKGLLPGDTTSNYQVGTGWAYASVSPLRLYKISQHSGGVKTGAIVKWPKGISAPNSIRPEKLNLVDIMPSLLEVAKINSIQPVESKTTAGKSFIPLLKGEEWKRDAPMFFQFMDNRAIRTEQWSLVEVDGNGWELYNIVKDPLETIDVSNTHSSEVAKLETEWLNWWKSESGNSKYQPESTSNSPHYKPQGDRGSGIIYSPSAMPELLSDKYKIFSK; from the coding sequence TTGTCATCACAAGATATAGTCAATAATAATACCAATATGAAAGAATATTATGAAGTTATAAACCACTTAGGTGTGAAAACATTCTCAACAATAAAACATAGATTAATCTATCTTATTATTGCTCTTTTTGTATTTAGCTGCAAAGCACCTAAATCAGAAAACGAGGAACAGCCAAATATAATTATCATCATGGCAGATGATTTGGGATACAGCGATTTAGGTTGTTATGGTGGAGAAATAAATACCCCAGCTTTAAATGCCATGGCAGACGAAGGCTTGTTATTACCAAATTTTTTTAATGGTGGAATGTGTGTAATTTCTCGAAGTGCCATGCTCACAGGTAAGTGGTGGCCAAGAGCAGGTTATGGAGCTAAAAATGGTCCAAATATAGCTCAAGAATTAAAAAAAGAAGGCTATAGAACTGGCTTGATCGGAAAATGGCATTTAGATGGAGAGCCAAACAATAAAGGATTTGATTATTTTTTTGGCTTTTTAGGAGGCTATTCTAATTATTTTAAAGGAAGTAAAGATTATAGAATCAATGAAGAAAAATTTGAAGATTTTGACAAGGGTTTTTATTCTACAGATGCCTTTTCTCAAAATGCCCTTGAATTTATTAAACCTAAAAATAATAAAACTAAACAGCCGTTCTTCCTTTATCTCAGTTATCAATCTCCCCACAATCCTCTGCAAGCCTCTAAAGAGGCTATTATGAAATATAGAGGGTCCTATTTAAAAGGTTGGCAATCGGTTAGAGAAAAGCGAATAAAAAACCAAAAAGCTTTAGGTCTCTTAAATCACGAAACACCGGTACCCGACTACCCATTAAACTTACCAGAATGGAATACGTTAACTGATGAACAAAAGGATTTAGAAGATTTACGGATGTCTGTATACGCTGCAATGGTAGAAAATATGGACCATGGGATTGGGCAACTAATGGAAACTTTAAAGGCTACCAAACAAGATGAAAATACCATAATACTTTTTTTAAGTGATAATGGTACAGATTCCTTTTCTGTAATGGATAAAATAATGTTAGAAAAAGGCCTTCTGCCAGGAGACACTACCTCAAATTACCAAGTGGGTACGGGTTGGGCTTATGCAAGTGTTAGTCCTTTGAGGCTTTATAAAATTAGCCAACATTCAGGTGGTGTAAAAACGGGAGCAATAGTAAAATGGCCTAAGGGAATATCAGCACCCAATTCTATAAGACCTGAAAAATTAAATCTAGTGGATATTATGCCTAGTCTTTTGGAGGTAGCTAAAATCAATAGTATTCAGCCAGTTGAAAGTAAAACCACTGCTGGAAAATCATTTATTCCATTATTAAAAGGAGAAGAATGGAAGCGGGACGCTCCTATGTTTTTTCAATTCATGGATAACCGTGCCATTCGTACGGAACAATGGAGCTTGGTTGAAGTCGATGGAAATGGTTGGGAGTTGTATAATATTGTAAAAGACCCTTTAGAAACCATTGATGTATCAAATACTCATAGTTCCGAGGTAGCTAAATTAGAAACTGAATGGTTGAATTGGTGGAAATCTGAGAGCGGGAATAGTAAATATCAACCTGAAAGTACTTCAAATAGCCCACATTATAAACCACAAGGAGACCGTGGTTCAGGTATTATCTATTCACCATCTGCTATGCCTGAATTGTTAAGCGATAAATATAAAATATTCTCTAAATGA
- a CDS encoding Arylsulfatase A codes for MEQMTFLKNIIFSLTVVLFVGCKSVKEDENKSESRPNIIFILADDYGIMDSGAYANKFTGTHPSEMFYETPNIDKLVSEGTSFSQAYANQLCSPTRASILTGKYAGRVGFTTAMPPRATYYNQNVQVPKGFYVHDVFEHKDNIKIEQALINGISNSAVPTGSDIDNGKDELSIAEALVDYHSGFIGKWHIGGFGAKGYQPIDQGFEPIAWYDAGGSAYFNWKNAWNNSTNKMFPKVAAEALEIGNSGKETNENYLTDDLTIQALQFIEERAKIKEKPFFLYFSHFAIHSPYQGKDDEITHFDSKKTKGWNGHKDPVYASMIKSLDRSVGSILEKLKELGIEDNTLVIFMSDNGGIDAEITPNGMGTNNDPFLGGKACVTEGGIRVPLVFRWKGKVQEGKWIDVPVDCTDIYPSILEAAGYNSKEIVTKNDLDGESLIPILSDLRNENNSYAKTTHYWHYPFNVIYNSPYEPYALTPHSAIRDGDFKLIYDWYGRLYLYNIEKDPFEKDNLININPELKDEMFAKLMDWLKLKIDKRYWPSINDNYDPKKEARDTPFVDLFSTYKEQI; via the coding sequence ATGGAACAAATGACTTTTTTGAAAAATATTATTTTTAGTCTTACAGTTGTTTTATTTGTAGGATGTAAATCGGTAAAAGAAGATGAAAATAAATCAGAAAGCCGCCCAAATATTATTTTTATCCTAGCCGATGATTATGGTATTATGGATAGTGGAGCATATGCCAATAAATTTACAGGCACACATCCGTCTGAAATGTTTTATGAAACACCAAACATAGATAAGTTGGTAAGTGAAGGAACATCCTTTTCGCAGGCATATGCCAATCAATTATGCTCCCCTACTCGAGCCAGTATTTTAACAGGTAAATACGCTGGAAGAGTTGGTTTTACAACAGCTATGCCACCACGGGCAACTTACTATAATCAAAATGTTCAAGTCCCTAAAGGGTTTTACGTCCATGATGTATTTGAACACAAAGACAATATTAAAATAGAGCAAGCTCTTATAAATGGAATTTCTAATTCTGCAGTACCAACTGGAAGCGATATAGACAATGGCAAAGATGAACTTTCCATTGCCGAAGCGTTGGTAGATTATCATTCAGGCTTTATTGGCAAATGGCATATTGGTGGTTTTGGTGCTAAAGGATATCAGCCCATAGACCAAGGATTTGAACCAATTGCTTGGTATGATGCTGGCGGATCTGCTTATTTCAATTGGAAAAATGCTTGGAATAATAGCACTAATAAAATGTTCCCAAAAGTAGCGGCAGAAGCACTGGAAATAGGAAATTCTGGAAAAGAAACCAATGAAAACTATTTAACAGATGACCTTACAATACAGGCTTTACAGTTTATTGAGGAAAGAGCAAAAATAAAGGAAAAGCCTTTTTTCCTTTATTTTTCACATTTTGCCATACACTCACCTTATCAAGGGAAAGATGATGAGATTACTCATTTTGATTCTAAAAAAACCAAGGGGTGGAATGGACATAAAGACCCTGTTTATGCCTCCATGATAAAAAGCTTGGATCGTTCCGTAGGAAGTATCTTAGAAAAATTAAAGGAGCTAGGCATAGAAGATAACACACTTGTTATTTTTATGTCGGATAATGGAGGAATAGATGCTGAAATCACCCCAAATGGCATGGGTACTAACAACGACCCATTTTTAGGAGGGAAAGCCTGTGTAACCGAAGGTGGAATAAGAGTCCCTTTAGTTTTTAGATGGAAAGGGAAAGTACAAGAAGGAAAATGGATAGATGTTCCTGTAGATTGTACTGATATTTATCCATCTATTTTAGAAGCTGCAGGTTATAATTCGAAAGAAATTGTTACTAAAAATGATCTTGATGGTGAAAGCTTAATCCCTATACTTTCAGATCTTAGAAATGAGAATAATAGTTATGCTAAAACCACACATTACTGGCATTATCCTTTTAATGTGATTTATAACAGCCCCTATGAGCCTTATGCACTCACGCCCCATTCCGCTATTCGAGATGGTGATTTTAAACTGATTTATGATTGGTATGGTAGGTTGTACTTATATAATATTGAAAAAGACCCATTCGAAAAGGACAATTTAATAAACATAAATCCCGAACTAAAAGATGAAATGTTTGCCAAGTTAATGGATTGGTTAAAGCTAAAAATTGATAAACGTTATTGGCCTTCCATAAACGATAATTATGACCCTAAAAAAGAAGCTCGAGACACTCCATTTGTCGATCTCTTTTCAACATATAAAGAACAGATTTAA
- a CDS encoding Arylsulfatase A has translation MNRAAFLVFFLLMQSQAFTQDKPNIIIIYLDDLGFADIGVNGQVVDIKTPNIDLLANNGVRMTSGYVTAPQCIPSRAGLLSGRYQQRFGLDHNGTIPLPLDEIIIPQRLKKAGYVTGMTGKWHLEPNHQQQVWIAENMPELGDTKKVQPDDIPFSKKIPYMSSNRGFDQTFQGYINTYWANYSLDGDEIKENAEWIEQEGYRLDIQTDATVKFIERNSEKPFFYYLSYFAPHVPLDATQKYLDRFPEDMPMRRRYCLAMMSAVDDGVGRVKETLKKMGVEDNTIIFFISDNGAPLKLIMEDKPGVGPGWDGSKNIPWVGEKGMVSEGGIRVPYIINWPGGLPKGIVYNKPVISLDVAATCNAIAGLPESKDLDGTNLIPYLKNDKKGDPHEALYWRFWGQSSIRMGDFKFLKSGKYEYLFDLVSPEHENRNLIDAYPKKAKYLKRSLAKWAKELKTPGVPIEDFLPQDKMFRDFYFKSNQ, from the coding sequence ATGAATAGAGCCGCCTTTTTAGTTTTTTTTCTACTAATGCAATCCCAGGCATTTACCCAAGATAAGCCTAATATTATAATAATTTACCTCGATGATTTGGGTTTTGCAGACATTGGAGTAAATGGCCAAGTTGTCGATATTAAGACTCCTAATATTGATTTATTGGCAAATAATGGGGTCAGGATGACATCAGGATATGTAACTGCACCACAGTGTATTCCGTCAAGAGCAGGGTTATTATCGGGAAGGTATCAGCAACGTTTTGGACTTGATCACAATGGCACAATTCCCTTACCGCTTGACGAAATAATTATTCCACAACGCTTGAAAAAAGCTGGTTATGTTACTGGTATGACAGGTAAATGGCATTTAGAGCCAAATCATCAGCAACAAGTGTGGATTGCGGAAAATATGCCAGAATTAGGAGACACAAAAAAAGTGCAACCAGATGATATCCCTTTCTCAAAAAAGATCCCATACATGAGTTCTAACAGAGGGTTTGACCAGACTTTTCAAGGGTATATTAATACCTATTGGGCAAATTATTCTTTAGATGGAGACGAGATCAAAGAAAATGCAGAATGGATAGAACAGGAGGGTTACCGATTAGATATTCAAACAGATGCTACGGTCAAATTTATTGAGAGAAACAGCGAAAAACCCTTCTTTTACTACCTATCATATTTTGCCCCACATGTTCCTTTAGATGCCACTCAAAAGTATTTAGATCGTTTCCCTGAAGACATGCCAATGCGTAGGCGATACTGCTTAGCAATGATGTCTGCCGTTGATGATGGTGTAGGAAGGGTCAAAGAAACACTTAAAAAAATGGGGGTTGAAGACAACACTATTATTTTTTTTATCAGCGATAACGGAGCCCCTTTAAAGCTTATAATGGAAGACAAGCCGGGGGTTGGTCCGGGATGGGATGGTTCTAAAAACATTCCGTGGGTTGGTGAAAAAGGAATGGTTTCAGAAGGCGGAATTCGCGTTCCATACATAATCAATTGGCCAGGCGGACTTCCAAAAGGTATCGTATATAACAAACCCGTTATTTCCCTAGATGTTGCTGCTACCTGTAATGCAATAGCTGGGTTGCCTGAATCCAAAGATTTAGATGGAACAAATCTAATCCCGTACTTAAAAAATGATAAAAAAGGAGACCCTCACGAAGCACTTTATTGGAGATTTTGGGGGCAGTCTTCTATACGAATGGGCGATTTCAAGTTTTTAAAGTCAGGTAAGTATGAATACTTATTTGATTTGGTTTCGCCAGAACACGAAAATCGAAACCTGATTGATGCATACCCTAAAAAAGCTAAATACCTGAAAAGGAGCTTGGCAAAATGGGCTAAAGAACTTAAAACCCCAGGAGTGCCAATCGAAGACTTCCTTCCTCAAGATAAAATGTTTAGAGATTTTTATTTTAAATCAAATCAATGA
- a CDS encoding Sugar phosphate isomerase/epimerase has translation MKKNYYILFLFLPFLAHTQGIDKSLYAFDFKMDHLSIPERATLFSELGYSGTTFIVKTDDQRDKLQEYLETEEFASGKLTIPVVYFSFDFSKNIENENELWHKTLESLPNGTALWVIILNENATKEKALTLLRDMAKEGQRLNRDIVIYPHDNCFIESAEEAIPYIEELNEPNLYLTVHLCHEMRAGNGERLLEVAIKAAPYLKFASVSGSNTTMFGNDKAEWSDAIKPLGQGDYDVSKFVSVLQKIEFKGKTMLHTFGIEDDSRDHLTRSIAKWNTMVDSTYEILNNNLNNILDNPENAYWDDVSKSWFLSNLGGEKVTIEKDGYGWITRLDEQGNVIDNRWIEGLDAPTGMASYQNLLYAADRGVLVEIDIVQGKILRKIELPNAEFVNDVAAASNGDIYVSATFSNTIFKLPKNKEVEIFINNEVLEGPNGLWIDGGNLIVATWGPMTNRATFETSRKGTLMKINLKTKEINPIGKGLPIANFDGVVKYGKYYFATDWTGGRLLKIDEKGNVEEVISGFSQLADLGINKKKGILMIPEMSKNRFIFLNLNSL, from the coding sequence ATGAAAAAAAATTACTACATCCTTTTTTTATTTTTACCATTTTTGGCTCATACACAGGGCATAGACAAGTCATTATATGCCTTTGACTTTAAAATGGATCATCTTTCGATTCCTGAAAGAGCAACGCTATTTTCAGAGCTTGGTTATAGCGGCACCACCTTCATCGTAAAAACAGATGATCAAAGGGATAAACTTCAAGAGTATTTAGAAACAGAAGAATTTGCTTCTGGGAAATTAACAATTCCTGTTGTTTACTTTAGTTTTGATTTTTCTAAGAATATTGAAAACGAAAACGAGCTTTGGCATAAAACGTTAGAGTCTTTGCCAAACGGGACCGCACTATGGGTTATTATTTTAAATGAAAATGCGACAAAAGAAAAAGCATTGACGCTTCTAAGAGATATGGCTAAAGAGGGTCAGCGATTAAATCGAGACATCGTGATTTATCCACATGACAATTGTTTCATAGAGTCCGCAGAGGAGGCGATACCTTACATTGAAGAGCTAAACGAGCCGAATCTTTATTTAACCGTCCATTTGTGCCACGAAATGCGTGCCGGAAATGGGGAACGTTTACTTGAAGTAGCCATTAAAGCGGCACCATACTTAAAATTTGCATCAGTTTCCGGCTCAAATACAACCATGTTTGGAAACGACAAGGCAGAATGGTCGGACGCAATAAAACCGTTAGGTCAAGGAGATTATGATGTTTCCAAATTCGTGTCTGTTTTGCAAAAAATAGAATTTAAAGGTAAAACAATGTTACACACTTTTGGCATTGAAGACGATTCCAGAGATCATTTAACACGTTCTATTGCAAAATGGAATACAATGGTAGACTCTACTTACGAAATACTGAATAACAACCTCAATAATATTTTAGATAATCCAGAAAATGCTTATTGGGACGACGTCTCAAAATCTTGGTTCTTATCAAATTTAGGCGGCGAAAAAGTAACCATAGAAAAGGATGGCTATGGTTGGATAACACGCCTAGATGAACAAGGAAATGTAATTGATAATAGATGGATAGAAGGCTTAGATGCACCAACCGGAATGGCGTCTTATCAAAACTTATTATATGCTGCGGATCGTGGTGTATTGGTTGAGATAGATATAGTACAAGGGAAAATTCTCAGGAAAATTGAGTTACCAAATGCTGAATTTGTAAATGATGTAGCTGCAGCTTCCAATGGTGATATTTATGTGTCTGCTACATTTTCAAATACCATTTTTAAGCTTCCAAAAAATAAGGAAGTTGAAATATTTATAAATAATGAAGTCTTAGAAGGCCCGAATGGGCTATGGATTGATGGAGGAAATTTGATTGTGGCTACTTGGGGACCAATGACCAATCGTGCAACTTTTGAGACAAGTAGAAAAGGTACTCTAATGAAAATAAACCTTAAAACGAAAGAGATTAATCCAATCGGAAAAGGGTTGCCAATTGCAAATTTTGATGGAGTTGTAAAGTATGGAAAGTACTATTTCGCAACGGATTGGACGGGTGGAAGACTTTTGAAAATTGATGAGAAAGGAAATGTAGAAGAGGTGATTTCTGGTTTTTCTCAATTAGCTGACTTAGGCATCAATAAAAAGAAAGGAATTTTAATGATTCCTGAGATGAGCAAAAACCGTTTTATCTTTTTGAATTTGAATTCGCTGTAG
- a CDS encoding rhamnulose-1-phosphate aldolase/alcohol dehydrogenase, which yields MKKDTKVYKHVNYLWDNKKVAELSDDQVALFLYRSNILGADLRITNYGGGNTSCKTTEKDPLTNEDVEVMWIKGSGGDIGTLTKAGIAGLYTERLRNLKNVYAGLADEDRMVGLFDHCIYDLESKAPSIDTPLHGLLPFAHIDHLHPDALIAVAAAKDSEKVTKEIWGDTMGWVPWQKPGFDLGLQLEKCLNDNPGIRGIVLGSHGLFTWGDTSYECYINSLEVIEMASEYIEDKIKENGSVFGGQKVESLAQEERKEKAAQLMPMLRGLCSSENRMIGHFNDSDVVLQYINSNDLERLAPMGTSCPDHFLRTKIQPLVLTLDTKEDLSNTEVVLEKLKPAFEQYRKEYQAYYDTHKRANSPAVRDASPVIIIYPGVGMFSFAKNKQTTRVANEFYVNAINVMRGAEAITAYTSLPRQEAFDIEYWLLEEAKLQRMPKEKPLSRKVALVTGAGGGIGKAIADKLVAEGANVVLTDISEERLQEALTTYSRDTASYAICDVTKSDSIAEAYKKACLEFGGVDIVVHSAGLAISKPLEETTKKDWEILQNVLVKGQFELAKQAVGILRKQSLGGDFICIASKNGLVSGPNNVAYGTAKAAQQHMARLLAAELGGDKVRVNTVNPDGVIVGSKIWEGAWAEGRAKAYGITVEELPAHYAKRNLLNEIIYPADIANGVFACVGVLDKTTGNIINVDGGMANAFVR from the coding sequence ATGAAAAAGGATACTAAAGTATATAAGCACGTAAATTATTTATGGGATAATAAGAAAGTTGCAGAGCTAAGTGATGATCAAGTAGCCCTCTTTCTTTACAGGTCAAATATTCTTGGGGCAGATTTAAGAATTACTAACTACGGTGGTGGCAATACCAGCTGCAAGACCACTGAGAAAGACCCATTGACCAATGAAGACGTGGAGGTGATGTGGATCAAAGGTTCAGGTGGAGACATTGGTACTTTGACCAAAGCCGGAATTGCAGGCCTTTATACAGAAAGGTTAAGAAATCTCAAAAATGTTTATGCTGGACTTGCTGATGAAGATCGAATGGTAGGTTTATTTGATCATTGCATATATGACCTTGAAAGTAAAGCCCCATCTATAGATACACCTTTACATGGACTTTTGCCATTTGCTCATATTGATCATTTGCATCCTGATGCTTTGATTGCAGTAGCTGCGGCTAAGGATAGCGAAAAAGTCACCAAAGAAATTTGGGGTGATACGATGGGTTGGGTGCCATGGCAAAAGCCAGGCTTTGACCTCGGGCTTCAGTTGGAAAAATGCCTGAACGACAATCCTGGAATACGAGGCATTGTATTAGGTAGCCATGGTCTTTTTACTTGGGGAGATACCTCTTATGAGTGCTATATAAATAGCCTTGAAGTTATAGAAATGGCCTCAGAGTATATTGAAGATAAAATAAAGGAAAATGGAAGCGTCTTTGGAGGACAAAAAGTAGAAAGTTTGGCTCAAGAAGAGCGTAAAGAGAAAGCTGCTCAATTGATGCCTATGTTAAGAGGCTTATGTTCTTCTGAAAATAGGATGATCGGTCATTTTAATGACAGTGATGTGGTTCTGCAATACATCAACAGTAATGATTTGGAGCGTCTTGCTCCAATGGGGACCTCCTGTCCTGATCACTTTCTTAGAACGAAAATTCAACCTCTAGTACTGACATTGGATACTAAGGAAGATCTTTCCAACACAGAAGTAGTCCTTGAAAAACTGAAGCCTGCATTTGAGCAATACAGAAAGGAATATCAAGCATATTATGATACTCATAAGCGAGCCAATAGTCCTGCTGTTCGCGATGCCAGTCCGGTGATAATTATTTACCCGGGTGTAGGCATGTTTAGTTTTGCAAAAAATAAGCAGACCACAAGAGTGGCCAATGAGTTTTATGTGAACGCTATCAATGTCATGCGTGGGGCAGAGGCTATTACAGCATATACATCGTTACCAAGACAAGAAGCTTTCGATATTGAATATTGGTTATTAGAAGAAGCAAAGCTTCAGCGTATGCCAAAGGAAAAACCCTTGTCTCGTAAAGTAGCTCTGGTTACTGGTGCAGGTGGAGGAATAGGTAAAGCCATTGCCGATAAATTAGTAGCGGAAGGAGCCAATGTGGTGTTGACCGATATTTCGGAAGAAAGACTTCAAGAAGCACTTACTACATATTCCAGAGATACTGCAAGTTATGCCATTTGTGATGTAACCAAAAGCGACTCTATTGCAGAAGCATACAAGAAGGCTTGTTTGGAATTCGGGGGAGTAGATATCGTGGTTCACAGTGCAGGCTTGGCAATTTCTAAACCGTTGGAAGAGACTACTAAAAAAGATTGGGAAATTCTTCAAAACGTTTTAGTAAAAGGTCAATTTGAATTGGCAAAGCAGGCAGTAGGCATATTACGAAAGCAAAGTTTGGGAGGAGACTTCATATGCATTGCCAGTAAAAACGGTTTAGTGTCAGGCCCAAATAACGTAGCTTATGGAACTGCAAAAGCGGCACAACAGCACATGGCAAGACTCCTTGCTGCTGAGTTGGGCGGTGATAAGGTTCGCGTTAACACTGTTAATCCTGACGGAGTTATTGTAGGAAGTAAAATTTGGGAAGGTGCTTGGGCAGAAGGACGTGCTAAAGCTTATGGAATTACAGTAGAAGAACTTCCAGCACACTATGCAAAACGTAATCTTTTAAATGAAATCATTTATCCTGCGGACATTGCCAATGGAGTTTTTGCCTGTGTAGGTGTTCTGGATAAAACCACAGGAAATATTATTAATGTGGATGGTGGAATGGCTAACGCATTTGTGCGATAG
- a CDS encoding L-rhamnose isomerase / sugar isomerase: MRIDKNQLAESNQKGVDEHNSRFNFLANSLARSGSDVNAVVQKLQDFQVAIPSWALGAGGTRFGRFGFQGEPSSLEQKIDDVGILHGLTQTAGAISLHIPWDVPSDYLAIKELANSHDIVFDAVNSNTFQDQKNAKESYKFGSLSNSSKAVREQAIEHNIEVIKIGDKLGSKSLTVWLADGSNFPGQSSFQSALQHTEDSLKAIYKRLPDDWKLFIEYKPYEPNFYSTVIQDWGTSFMLANACGEKAYTLVDLGHHLPNTNIEQIVSTLMLKGKLGGFHFNDSKYGDDDLTVGSVKPYALFLIFNALVFGMENNPQNPYPAWMIDASHNIKDPLEDLIQSLDAIQEAYAKALLVDQNLLAEAQKNHDVVKCQEILQEAFRTDVRPLLEKARLNRGGAISPINSYRSLKVRENLIKERGINSIATGL; the protein is encoded by the coding sequence ATGAGAATAGATAAAAATCAACTAGCAGAAAGCAACCAAAAAGGTGTTGATGAGCACAACTCACGTTTTAATTTTCTTGCCAACAGTTTGGCAAGAAGTGGCTCAGATGTAAATGCCGTTGTTCAGAAACTCCAAGACTTTCAAGTGGCTATACCTAGCTGGGCATTAGGAGCAGGTGGTACACGGTTCGGACGTTTCGGATTTCAGGGGGAGCCTTCTAGTCTAGAACAAAAAATAGATGATGTTGGAATACTTCATGGACTTACACAAACGGCAGGTGCAATTTCATTGCACATCCCTTGGGATGTTCCTAGCGATTATTTGGCCATTAAAGAATTAGCAAATTCCCATGATATCGTCTTTGATGCGGTCAACTCTAATACCTTTCAGGATCAAAAAAATGCTAAGGAAAGTTATAAGTTTGGCTCGCTGAGCAATAGTAGCAAAGCCGTTCGCGAACAGGCGATAGAACACAATATTGAAGTCATAAAAATAGGGGATAAATTAGGTTCTAAAAGCTTGACGGTTTGGTTGGCAGACGGTTCTAATTTCCCTGGACAAAGCAGTTTTCAATCTGCACTCCAGCATACAGAAGATAGTTTAAAGGCCATTTACAAGCGGCTCCCTGATGACTGGAAACTATTTATTGAGTACAAACCTTACGAGCCTAATTTCTACAGTACTGTCATTCAAGATTGGGGCACCTCTTTTATGTTGGCAAATGCCTGCGGTGAAAAAGCCTATACCCTTGTTGACCTTGGTCACCATTTGCCCAATACTAATATTGAGCAGATAGTTTCAACCTTGATGCTAAAAGGAAAGCTTGGTGGATTTCATTTTAATGACAGTAAATATGGAGATGACGATCTTACAGTAGGGAGCGTAAAGCCCTATGCCTTATTTCTTATTTTCAATGCATTAGTTTTTGGGATGGAAAACAATCCGCAAAATCCCTATCCCGCATGGATGATAGATGCCAGTCATAATATCAAAGATCCTCTAGAGGATTTAATACAATCTTTAGACGCCATTCAAGAGGCCTATGCCAAAGCTCTGTTGGTAGACCAAAACTTATTGGCTGAAGCACAGAAAAATCATGATGTGGTTAAGTGCCAGGAAATCCTTCAAGAGGCTTTTCGCACAGACGTTAGACCTCTGCTAGAAAAAGCAAGGTTAAATAGGGGCGGAGCCATAAGCCCAATAAACTCCTATCGCTCTCTGAAGGTTAGAGAAAATCTAATCAAAGAAAGAGGGATCAATTCTATAGCTACTGGACTTTGA